From a single Methylosinus sp. H3A genomic region:
- a CDS encoding UDP-N-acetylmuramoyl-L-alanyl-D-glutamate--2,6-diaminopimelate ligase, with the protein MRFSDLLGEAQAAGLGDLEIAGVTADSRDVREGYAFFAVPGFAGDGLAYASDAKARGARVIVAPRAAEVELPLVVVADVRAALAHAAAKLFARQPEIVAAVTGTSGKSSVVDFLRQIWIALGRDAASLGTIGVIDKNGAHYGSLTTPGPVALHQTLDALAARGVTRLAIEASSLGIDQRRLDGVRLSVGAFTNFSRDHLDHHRDLEEYFAAKMRLFDTLLAPGQTAVIDADSSVAARVIDICEKRGLTIFGVGETGSAISLLAVEANALGSQLRLRHAGEEFDVALPLAGAFQVSNALVAAGMAISCGEQPAQVFTALEKLRGAPGRLEFVGARHGAPVFVDYAHKPDALDKVLAALRPLAKGRLVVVFGAGGDRDRGKRPLMGEIAARAADVVVVTDDNPRSEEPATIRAAILAAARGAGRAEIHEIGDRAAAIREAVSWLREGDALVVAGKGHETGQIVGDQILPFSDRAAVEAALQGGIE; encoded by the coding sequence ATGCGATTTTCCGACCTTCTCGGCGAAGCGCAAGCGGCGGGGCTCGGTGATCTAGAGATCGCCGGTGTCACGGCCGACAGCCGCGACGTGCGCGAAGGCTATGCTTTCTTCGCCGTGCCGGGCTTCGCCGGCGACGGTCTCGCTTACGCTTCTGACGCGAAGGCGCGCGGCGCGCGCGTCATCGTCGCGCCGCGCGCGGCGGAGGTCGAATTGCCGCTCGTCGTCGTCGCGGATGTGCGCGCCGCGCTCGCCCATGCGGCGGCGAAGCTTTTTGCGCGTCAGCCGGAGATCGTCGCGGCGGTGACGGGCACGAGCGGCAAGAGCTCGGTCGTCGATTTCCTACGCCAGATCTGGATCGCGCTCGGACGCGACGCCGCCTCGCTCGGCACGATCGGCGTAATCGACAAAAATGGCGCGCATTACGGCTCGCTGACGACGCCGGGGCCGGTGGCGCTGCATCAGACCTTGGACGCGCTCGCCGCGCGCGGCGTCACGCGGCTCGCCATCGAGGCCTCGTCTCTCGGCATAGACCAGCGTCGCCTCGACGGCGTGCGGCTCTCTGTCGGCGCCTTCACCAATTTCTCGCGCGATCATCTCGATCATCACCGCGATCTCGAGGAGTATTTCGCAGCCAAGATGCGCTTGTTCGACACTCTGCTCGCGCCGGGACAAACGGCGGTGATCGACGCCGACAGTTCCGTCGCCGCGCGCGTGATCGATATATGCGAGAAGCGTGGACTTACGATCTTCGGCGTCGGCGAGACGGGAAGCGCCATTTCGCTTCTCGCGGTGGAGGCGAATGCGCTCGGCTCGCAATTGCGCCTTCGCCACGCCGGCGAAGAATTCGACGTCGCTCTGCCGCTCGCCGGCGCTTTTCAGGTTTCCAATGCGCTGGTCGCCGCCGGCATGGCGATCTCCTGCGGCGAGCAGCCGGCGCAAGTCTTCACGGCGCTCGAAAAATTGCGCGGCGCGCCGGGGCGGCTCGAATTCGTCGGCGCGCGCCACGGTGCGCCGGTCTTCGTCGATTACGCCCATAAGCCCGACGCGCTGGACAAGGTGCTCGCCGCGCTGCGGCCGCTGGCGAAAGGGCGGCTCGTCGTCGTCTTCGGCGCCGGCGGTGATCGCGACAGAGGCAAGCGCCCGCTGATGGGCGAGATCGCGGCGCGCGCGGCGGATGTCGTCGTCGTGACCGACGACAATCCGCGCAGCGAGGAGCCGGCGACGATCCGCGCCGCCATTCTCGCGGCCGCGCGCGGCGCCGGGCGGGCGGAGATTCACGAGATCGGCGATCGCGCCGCGGCGATCCGCGAGGCGGTCTCCTGGCTGCGCGAGGGCGATGCGCTGGTCGTCGCCGGAAAGGGCCATGAAACGGGCCAGATCGTCGGCGATCAGATCCTGCCGTTCTCCGACCGGGCGGCGGTCGAGGCGGCCTTGCAGGGTGGGATCGAATGA
- the rsmH gene encoding 16S rRNA (cytosine(1402)-N(4))-methyltransferase RsmH gives MTASGAERHVPVLLEEAVAALAPQAGGVYLDATFGAGGYTRALLAHADTRVLALDRDPTAIRNGYALVEAAGGRLTLVEARFSELAQVAERMGLAPLDGVVADIGVSSMQFDEAARGFSFRNDGPLDMRMEGRGVSAADIIAEAEEEALADILYHYGEERASRRIARAIVKAREQGRIETTRALAQIIERAAPGKPGDIHPATKSFQALRIAVNDELGELVAALAGAERVLKPGGRLAVVTFHSLEDRIVKQFLAERSGRGETRSRLLPGEPVPPPRTFTNEGRQPVTPSQREIATNPRARSAKLRFATRSEAPARAIDETLARLARLPERVKGRR, from the coding sequence ATGACGGCGAGCGGCGCTGAGCGGCATGTTCCCGTGCTGCTCGAGGAGGCGGTCGCCGCCCTCGCGCCGCAGGCGGGCGGCGTCTATCTCGACGCCACTTTCGGCGCGGGCGGCTACACGCGCGCGCTGCTCGCGCATGCGGACACGCGCGTGCTGGCGCTCGATCGCGATCCGACCGCCATCCGCAACGGCTATGCGCTGGTGGAGGCGGCGGGCGGGCGGCTGACGCTGGTGGAGGCGCGCTTCTCCGAGCTGGCGCAGGTCGCCGAGCGCATGGGGCTGGCGCCGCTCGATGGCGTCGTCGCCGATATAGGCGTCTCCTCCATGCAATTCGACGAGGCGGCGCGCGGCTTCTCCTTCCGCAACGACGGGCCGCTCGACATGCGCATGGAGGGGCGCGGAGTGAGCGCCGCCGACATTATCGCCGAGGCGGAGGAAGAGGCGCTCGCCGATATTTTGTATCACTACGGCGAGGAGCGCGCCTCGCGTCGCATCGCCCGCGCCATCGTCAAGGCGCGCGAGCAGGGCCGCATAGAGACGACGCGCGCGCTGGCGCAGATCATCGAGCGCGCGGCGCCGGGAAAGCCCGGCGACATTCACCCGGCGACGAAGAGCTTTCAGGCGCTACGCATCGCCGTCAATGACGAGCTCGGAGAATTGGTCGCCGCGCTCGCCGGCGCGGAGCGCGTGCTGAAGCCGGGCGGACGGCTCGCCGTCGTCACTTTTCATTCGCTCGAGGACCGCATCGTGAAACAGTTCCTGGCCGAGCGCTCGGGGCGCGGCGAGACGCGCTCGCGCCTCCTGCCGGGCGAGCCGGTTCCGCCGCCGCGGACTTTCACCAATGAAGGACGCCAGCCGGTGACGCCTTCGCAACGGGAGATCGCCACAAATCCGCGCGCGCGCTCCGCCAAGCTGCGTTTTGCGACGCGCAGCGAGGCGCCGGCGCGCGCGATCGACGAGACGCTCGCGCGCCTCGCCCGCCTGCCGGAACGCGTGAAAGGGAGACGCTGA
- a CDS encoding penicillin-binding protein 2 — translation MTTADKVKRAKPGLRGLFATSLGKTGRRMRLVAAGFCCLYVGIGARLVIIGFKPDPTTMRRASGESIAASRPDVLDRNGEILATDVKTMSVFAEPRRLIDKDEATELLTAVLPNVDARDLRERLASRKGFVWVKREVTPKQRDEVFHLGLPGVGLVPENKRVYPNGPAAAHVLGYVNIDNAGIAGIEKYIDGQGLADLHDAGFSLTPEELKPIALSLDIKATHAVRDELEKGVAHYKAKAGAAAIMDVNTGEVIALASLPDYDPNKPPDMRDLSYINRMNVGVYEMGSTFKALTIAMALDSGKVNLNSRLDARGALSFGRFRIHDYHAQNRALTVPEVFTYSSNIGTARMAMGQGVERHKAFLRKMGQLTRMRTELPESAEPIVPRSWGELNTMTIAFGHGLAVAPLQAMMAVSALMNGGYLMAPTFLKRSEEEAKKDAVQVVKPETSEAMRYLMRLNAEIGTAKKVNINGYYVGGKTGTAEKVVGGHYSKTRLFTTFMAVAPSDKPKYLFLTIMDEPQGLPETGGYATAAYNSGQVTAQIIERVGPLLGLPPRFDPPTQPFPLLARLGYGMANIPAHGGGGH, via the coding sequence ATGACGACCGCCGACAAAGTGAAGCGCGCGAAGCCGGGCCTGCGCGGGCTGTTCGCCACCTCGCTCGGCAAGACCGGGAGGCGCATGCGCCTCGTCGCCGCCGGCTTCTGCTGCCTTTATGTCGGCATAGGCGCGCGGCTCGTCATCATCGGCTTCAAGCCCGATCCGACGACGATGCGTCGCGCCTCCGGCGAATCCATCGCGGCGTCGCGGCCGGATGTGCTCGACCGCAACGGTGAGATTTTGGCGACAGACGTGAAGACCATGTCGGTCTTCGCCGAGCCGCGCCGTCTCATCGACAAGGACGAGGCGACGGAGCTGCTCACCGCGGTGCTGCCCAATGTCGACGCGCGCGACTTGCGCGAGCGTCTCGCCTCGCGCAAGGGCTTCGTCTGGGTGAAGCGCGAGGTGACGCCCAAGCAGCGCGACGAGGTGTTTCATCTCGGCCTGCCGGGCGTCGGCCTCGTGCCGGAGAACAAGCGCGTCTATCCCAATGGCCCGGCCGCCGCGCATGTGCTCGGCTATGTGAATATCGACAATGCCGGCATCGCCGGCATAGAGAAATATATCGACGGGCAGGGTCTCGCCGATCTCCATGACGCGGGCTTCAGCCTCACGCCCGAGGAGTTGAAGCCGATCGCTCTGTCGCTCGACATAAAGGCGACGCACGCCGTGCGCGACGAGCTCGAGAAAGGCGTCGCCCATTACAAGGCCAAGGCCGGCGCCGCGGCGATCATGGACGTCAACACCGGCGAGGTGATCGCGCTCGCCTCGCTGCCGGATTATGATCCGAACAAGCCGCCGGACATGCGTGATCTGAGCTATATCAATCGCATGAATGTCGGCGTCTATGAGATGGGCTCCACCTTCAAGGCGCTGACCATCGCCATGGCGCTCGACTCCGGCAAGGTCAATCTCAACTCGCGTCTCGACGCGCGCGGCGCCTTGAGCTTCGGCCGTTTCCGCATCCATGATTATCACGCGCAAAACCGCGCGCTCACCGTGCCGGAAGTGTTCACCTATTCGTCGAACATCGGCACGGCGCGCATGGCCATGGGCCAGGGCGTCGAGCGCCACAAGGCCTTTTTGCGCAAGATGGGCCAGCTCACGCGCATGCGAACGGAGCTGCCCGAGAGCGCCGAGCCGATCGTGCCGAGGAGCTGGGGCGAGCTCAACACCATGACCATCGCCTTCGGCCACGGCCTCGCCGTCGCGCCGCTGCAGGCGATGATGGCCGTCTCCGCGCTGATGAACGGCGGCTATCTGATGGCGCCGACCTTTCTGAAGCGCAGCGAGGAGGAGGCCAAGAAGGACGCCGTGCAAGTGGTCAAGCCCGAGACGAGCGAGGCGATGCGCTATCTCATGCGGCTCAACGCCGAGATCGGCACGGCCAAGAAGGTCAATATCAACGGCTATTATGTGGGCGGCAAGACCGGCACGGCGGAGAAGGTGGTCGGCGGCCACTATTCCAAGACCCGCCTCTTCACCACTTTCATGGCGGTGGCGCCTTCCGACAAACCGAAGTATCTGTTCCTCACCATAATGGACGAGCCGCAGGGCCTGCCGGAGACCGGAGGCTACGCCACGGCCGCCTATAACTCGGGCCAGGTGACGGCGCAGATCATCGAGCGCGTCGGCCCGCTGCTCGGCCTGCCGCCGCGCTTCGACCCGCCGACGCAGCCCTTCCCGCTGCTCGCCCGGCTCGGCTACGGCATGGCCAATATTCCCGCCCATGGCGGGGGAGGGCATTGA